One Clostridium sp. CM027 genomic window carries:
- the dnaA gene encoding chromosomal replication initiator protein DnaA, producing the protein MSTQIKDIWEKTLSIIKGELTEVSFNTWIKSIEPMALDNNTFKLGVPNNFTKDILENRYKDLIMNAVKLITSKTYKIEFFILSEDVAEIETPKAKREANRNNIIFNDEMSATLNPKYTFDSYVIGNSNRFAHAASLAVAESPAKAYNPLFIYGGVGLGKTHLMHAIGHYILANNPKSKVVYVSSEKFTNELINSIKDDKNVEFRNKYRNVDVLLIDDIQFIAGKERTQEEFFHTFNDLHEANKQIILSSDRPPKEIPTLEDRLRSRFEWGLIADIQPPDFETRIAILKKKADIENLNIPNEVLVYIATKIKSNIRELEGALIRIVAFSSLTNKEIGIDLASEALKDIISSRNSKQVTIELIQDIVSSYFNLKIEDFKSSRRTRNITFPRQIAMYLCRKLTDMSLPKIGEEFGGRDHTTVIHACEKISNGLKEDENLQDNIAELTKKISQK; encoded by the coding sequence ATGAGCACCCAAATTAAAGATATCTGGGAAAAAACTTTAAGTATAATAAAAGGTGAACTTACAGAGGTGAGTTTTAATACTTGGATTAAAAGTATAGAACCTATGGCCTTAGATAATAATACTTTTAAATTAGGTGTTCCTAATAATTTTACCAAAGACATTCTTGAAAATAGATATAAGGATTTAATAATGAATGCTGTTAAATTGATTACTTCTAAAACATATAAAATAGAATTCTTTATATTATCTGAGGACGTAGCCGAAATTGAAACACCTAAAGCGAAACGAGAAGCTAATAGGAATAATATAATATTTAATGATGAAATGTCTGCAACACTAAACCCAAAATATACCTTTGATTCTTATGTAATTGGCAATAGTAATCGATTTGCTCACGCTGCATCACTTGCTGTAGCTGAATCCCCTGCGAAAGCTTATAATCCACTATTTATTTATGGAGGGGTTGGTCTTGGAAAAACGCATTTAATGCATGCTATTGGTCATTATATATTAGCAAACAACCCAAAGTCTAAGGTTGTTTACGTTTCTTCTGAAAAGTTTACAAACGAACTTATCAATTCTATTAAAGACGACAAAAACGTAGAATTTAGAAACAAGTACAGAAATGTGGACGTACTTCTAATTGATGATATTCAATTTATTGCAGGTAAAGAACGTACGCAAGAAGAGTTCTTCCATACATTTAATGATCTTCATGAAGCAAATAAGCAAATTATTTTATCTAGTGATAGACCACCTAAAGAAATACCTACTCTAGAGGATAGATTGAGGTCTAGATTTGAATGGGGTCTTATAGCTGATATACAACCACCGGATTTTGAAACTAGAATAGCTATTTTGAAGAAAAAAGCAGATATAGAGAATTTAAATATTCCAAACGAAGTATTGGTGTATATTGCTACTAAAATAAAATCTAACATAAGAGAGCTAGAAGGCGCTCTTATTCGAATTGTAGCTTTTTCTTCACTAACTAATAAAGAAATTGGTATAGATTTGGCATCAGAAGCACTTAAAGATATTATTTCTAGTAGAAATTCAAAACAAGTAACTATTGAGCTAATACAAGATATAGTTTCTAGCTATTTCAATTTAAAAATTGAGGATTTTAAATCTTCGAGGCGAACTAGGAACATAACATTTCCTAGACAAATCGCAATGTATTTGTGCAGAAAGCTTACTGATATGTCTCTCCCTAAAATAGGTGAAGAATTTGGAGGTAGGGATCATACAACTGTAATCCACGCATGTGAGAAAATATCTAATGGTCTTAAAGAAGATGAAAATTTACAAGATAACATAGCAGAACTAACTAAAAAAATAAGTCAAAAATAG
- the rpmH gene encoding 50S ribosomal protein L34, translated as MFMTYQPKKRQRKKEHGFRKRMKTASGRNILQKRRQKGRKKLTA; from the coding sequence ATGTTCATGACTTACCAACCTAAGAAAAGACAAAGAAAAAAAGAACACGGATTTAGAAAGAGAATGAAAACCGCTTCTGGCAGAAACATTCTTCAAAAAAGAAGACAAAAAGGTAGAAAAAAATTGACAGCATAA
- the rnpA gene encoding ribonuclease P protein component, translated as MNVKKYRIRKNTEFRTVYRRGKSFSNQLLVLYIYRNGKDINRCGISVSKKVGNSVIRGRVKRLISENYRLNNVGLKTGYDLVFIARNPSNSKNYKEIESALTKLLKKAGLINNEKNTYTGN; from the coding sequence ATTAATGTTAAGAAATATAGAATTAGAAAGAATACTGAATTTAGAACAGTATATAGAAGAGGAAAATCTTTTTCTAACCAATTATTAGTATTATATATTTATAGAAATGGTAAAGATATTAATAGATGTGGAATATCCGTTAGTAAAAAGGTAGGAAACAGTGTAATTCGCGGTAGAGTTAAAAGATTAATAAGCGAAAACTATAGGCTTAATAATGTAGGATTAAAAACAGGATATGATTTAGTGTTTATTGCAAGGAACCCTTCTAACTCTAAAAATTATAAAGAAATAGAGAGTGCTTTGACTAAACTACTTAAGAAAGCTGGTTTAATTAATAATGAAAAAAATACTTATACTGGGAATTAA
- the yidD gene encoding membrane protein insertion efficiency factor YidD, which yields MKKILILGIKCYRKYISPFKRPCCIFYPTCSQYTLEAIEKHGAIKGSIMGIKRILRCHPYNKGGFDPVK from the coding sequence ATGAAAAAAATACTTATACTGGGAATTAAATGTTATAGAAAATATATATCACCGTTTAAGAGGCCTTGTTGTATATTTTACCCTACATGTTCTCAGTATACTTTAGAAGCTATTGAAAAACACGGAGCAATAAAAGGATCTATTATGGGAATAAAGAGAATACTTAGATGTCATCCTTATAATAAGGGCGGCTTTGATCCAGTT